GTACGCCTATGTCGATAAAGAGATTATCCATCTCGGGGACCTTCTTGCGTTCCTCCTCCTTCATGGCGTGAGGAGCCTTGGAGCCGACAATGCCGTCAAAATCACCCTTACGGGTGCGAACTTTCACCCGCTGGCTCAAAAGAACTTGCGGCCACCAGCCTCCTAACGGTAAAAAGTAGATGTAGCCTTGTTTAGTGATCTTTTTAACCATGAAGCCGACCTCATCCATGTGTGCAGCAAGCAGAAGCTTAGGTCCTTTAGAATCACCTTCGCGGTATCCGATAACTGAGCCAAGTCTGTCCGTTGTGACTTCGAGATTTTTGCCGAAATACCGGGTCATGATAGCTCGGACATCGGTTTCATAACCTGATGGTCCAAAGGCTTCAGTAAGCTCTTTGAAGAGTTCGTGTCTCTCCACAAATCCTCCTAAATATCAAGATTTTCAACAAATTGTGCATTTGTTTCTATGAATTCCCGCCTTGGACCGACTTCCGACCCCATGAGGTCGGAGAAAACCTTGTGCGCCTCGGCGGCGTCCGCTACGTTGACTTTCTTTAAGATACGCTTTTCGGGGTTCATCGTTGTCTCCCAAAGCTGCTCCGGATTCATCTCGCCAAGTCCTTTGAATCGCTGGATTTCTATACTTTCGGGTTTGGAGCTTTGTTTGCGCAGAGCTTCAAGTTCATCATCTGTATAGATATAATTTTCCTTTTTCCCGTGCTTTACTTTATAAAGAGGCGGCTGTGCGATGTAGATCATGCCGTTTTCTATAAGCTCCCTCATGTGCCTGTAGAAAAGAGTCAAGAGAAGCGTGCGGATGTGAGAACCGTCAACGTCTGCATCGGCCATGATAACCACTTTAGAGTAACGCAGCCGTTCGCGGTCGAAGCTGTCCTCCCCGAAGCCTGTGCCGACCGATGATACGATTGCCTTGATCTCGTTATTGGCAAGTATCTTGTTGAGAGCCGACTTCTCAACATTCAGGATCTTGCCGCGGAGAGCCAAGACGGCCTGGAACCGGCGATCGCGACCCTGTTTTGCAGAACCTCCTGCGGACTCGCCCTCGACTATGAACAGCTCGCACTCATCCGGGTTGTCCGAAGAGCAGTCTGCAAGCTTGCCCGGAAGCGTTTCAGAGGATAAAAGACTCTTTTTGCGCTCAATGTCGCGAGCCTTGCGTGCGGCCTCCCGCGCCCTGGCAGCAGCCTGCGCTTTTTGAAGTATGAGGTTTAAGACCCTGGGTTGTTCGTCGAAATACCGAGACAGCCCCTCTGAGATTATGGATTCTACTATTCCTCTAACCTCGCTGTTCCCGAGCTTGGTCTTGGTCTGTCCCTCGAACTGGGGGTTTTTGAGACGAACCGAAAGCACGGCGGAAAGGCCCTCGCGAACGTCCTCGCCCGAAAGCTCTACCGCCTTGGTTTTGGCGGTTGCGGCTTTTCGCGCCGCATCGTTGAATGTTTTGGTGACGGCCGACTTGAACCCGACAAGATGCGTACCGCCTTCGTGAGTGTTTATCGTGTTGACGAACGTGAGTATG
This is a stretch of genomic DNA from bacterium. It encodes these proteins:
- the gyrB gene encoding DNA topoisomerase (ATP-hydrolyzing) subunit B, translated to MNERYDASQIQVLKGLEGVRRRPAMYIGDVGVRGLHHLVSEIVDNSIDEAMAGVCRNITITLLASDQVSIEDDGRGIPVDPHPDLGISALEVVMTVLHAGAKFSGKVYTISGGLHGVGASVVNALSDWLEAEVYRDGKVHRQVYERGIPKGPLEVVGKTKKTGTRITFTPDPTIFKKTTFNADILSTRLREVAYLNPELTIKLLDKSANTEQVFHYKNGIIDFLSYIDQGCTRLHKPIYIKDARNGLEVEAAVEYTDSFSENILTFVNTINTHEGGTHLVGFKSAVTKTFNDAARKAATAKTKAVELSGEDVREGLSAVLSVRLKNPQFEGQTKTKLGNSEVRGIVESIISEGLSRYFDEQPRVLNLILQKAQAAARAREAARKARDIERKKSLLSSETLPGKLADCSSDNPDECELFIVEGESAGGSAKQGRDRRFQAVLALRGKILNVEKSALNKILANNEIKAIVSSVGTGFGEDSFDRERLRYSKVVIMADADVDGSHIRTLLLTLFYRHMRELIENGMIYIAQPPLYKVKHGKKENYIYTDDELEALRKQSSKPESIEIQRFKGLGEMNPEQLWETTMNPEKRILKKVNVADAAEAHKVFSDLMGSEVGPRREFIETNAQFVENLDI